Proteins from a single region of Bifidobacteriaceae bacterium:
- a CDS encoding GntR family transcriptional regulator yields the protein MKAVQRQGATAYEQIIRGIASGDFAPGQALSETQLAEYCGVSRTPVREAIQRLESERVIVNADRVWRVSDPTQDEIYEMYETNAILEAANARLAAGRRTDLDLAVLHGLADDARATPPDADVQQLIALSHEFALALWRAAHNRSLMEILERIGRQHGRFGGRSSLSQDGQWGKTQTYFEEILGAIEARDADAAAATAERQALAVRDVRIAMWRVAHTHAGTQ from the coding sequence GTGAAAGCAGTTCAGCGCCAGGGCGCGACGGCGTACGAGCAGATCATCCGGGGCATCGCGAGCGGCGATTTCGCCCCCGGCCAAGCGCTTTCGGAGACTCAACTGGCCGAGTACTGCGGTGTCAGCCGCACCCCGGTGCGGGAGGCGATACAGCGTCTGGAGTCGGAACGCGTGATTGTGAACGCGGATCGCGTCTGGCGGGTGTCCGACCCGACGCAGGACGAGATCTACGAGATGTATGAGACGAACGCCATCCTGGAGGCCGCCAACGCCCGCTTGGCCGCAGGCCGGCGCACCGACCTGGACCTGGCCGTCTTGCACGGTTTGGCGGATGACGCCCGGGCCACGCCGCCGGACGCGGACGTGCAGCAACTCATCGCGCTTTCGCACGAATTCGCTTTGGCGCTGTGGCGGGCGGCCCACAACCGTTCCCTGATGGAAATCCTGGAGCGGATCGGGCGGCAGCACGGACGGTTCGGGGGGCGCTCTTCGCTCAGCCAAGACGGCCAGTGGGGCAAGACCCAAACGTACTTCGAAGAAATTCTGGGCGCGATCGAGGCGCGCGACGCGGACGCGGCGGCGGCCACGGCGGAACGGCAGGCGCTGGCGGTGCGGGACGTGCGGATCGCCATGTGGCGGGTGGCCCACACGCACGCCGGAACCCAATGA
- a CDS encoding MFS transporter, translating into MLLYTLMFRPLEGTPVNKNLARIYTVNGAYSLGLAIAGVMLTFMALERELQLGSIALLSSLSAVTQMGARLPLGWALRYITDKTVMLAALATLAASMAAALALPGLAGLAVAQLLQGTSRAGFWSASQTHVIRSSPNPVKSLSRSTFITSSCSIAGPFLAGWLAQFNVALAAWATIGVALAGLAAAALLRRLPVFSPPATGGDGKVRHRPGVVAASAGSLVGGAWHVTLTTFAPVVLAGAGWTEAQIGGAVSGANASLLIGTIACAHLRSQHFLAGLTGGACLSALGIACLGLADLAPGAAVAVLIASGAGTGFLLALGPAIASVSVHPEERGAAVVVTGSYRAGALLAVPLAVSGAITVLPATLTLGILGVLVGLPSVSVAAKAWLRAR; encoded by the coding sequence ATGCTGCTGTATACACTGATGTTCCGGCCGTTGGAAGGCACTCCAGTCAACAAGAACCTCGCCCGCATCTACACCGTCAATGGCGCCTACTCGCTGGGGTTAGCGATAGCGGGCGTCATGCTCACCTTCATGGCATTGGAACGCGAGTTGCAACTTGGGTCGATCGCGCTGCTTAGCTCGTTATCGGCGGTCACCCAAATGGGCGCCAGGCTGCCGCTGGGCTGGGCATTGAGGTACATCACCGACAAGACCGTCATGTTGGCGGCTCTCGCCACTCTGGCGGCGTCCATGGCCGCGGCCCTCGCCTTGCCGGGGCTGGCCGGGCTCGCCGTGGCCCAGCTGCTCCAGGGCACGTCGCGGGCGGGCTTCTGGTCGGCCTCGCAAACCCATGTCATCAGGAGTTCGCCCAACCCCGTCAAGTCGCTTTCCCGGTCCACTTTCATCACGTCTTCCTGCTCCATAGCCGGCCCGTTCCTCGCGGGCTGGCTGGCGCAATTCAACGTGGCCCTCGCGGCCTGGGCAACCATAGGCGTGGCCCTGGCGGGACTCGCCGCGGCCGCGCTGCTGCGCCGGTTGCCTGTGTTTTCCCCGCCCGCGACCGGCGGCGATGGCAAAGTCCGCCACCGGCCGGGCGTGGTGGCCGCTTCGGCCGGTTCCCTGGTCGGGGGCGCATGGCATGTCACGCTGACCACCTTCGCCCCGGTGGTGCTGGCCGGGGCAGGCTGGACGGAGGCCCAGATCGGCGGCGCCGTCAGCGGCGCAAACGCCTCTCTGCTGATCGGCACCATCGCTTGCGCCCATCTGCGGAGCCAGCATTTCCTGGCCGGCCTCACCGGGGGCGCGTGCCTGAGCGCGCTCGGAATCGCGTGCCTGGGTTTGGCGGACCTGGCGCCGGGCGCGGCCGTCGCGGTGCTCATCGCCTCGGGCGCGGGAACCGGCTTCTTGTTGGCGCTCGGCCCGGCCATCGCCTCGGTCTCCGTCCACCCCGAGGAACGGGGGGCGGCGGTCGTGGTGACCGGCTCCTACCGGGCGGGAGCCCTCTTGGCGGTGCCGTTGGCCGTGTCAGGCGCCATAACGGTGCTCCCCGCGACCCTGACGCTGGGGATTCTGGGCGTTCTGGTGGGCCTCCCGTCTGTGTCGGTGGCCGCGAAGGCCTGGCTCCGAGCCCGCTGA
- a CDS encoding Crp/Fnr family transcriptional regulator — MNASQDNPESIISASGLFAGIDHEQARHLLDVMVGRRLERGKALFWEGDEGDRLYLIQSGMIKLGRTSPDGRENLLAVLGKGEFIGELTLFDPGPRTATATAVTDSELLELSHAAIGEWLDQNPAASKHLLQELAHRLRRTNEAVTDLIFADVPGRVAKALLDLADRFGENTAEGVHVTHGLTQEELAHLVGASRETVNKALAEFIARSWIRLEGRSVYLLDIERLARRAA; from the coding sequence ATGAATGCCAGTCAAGACAATCCCGAGAGCATTATCTCCGCCTCCGGCCTGTTCGCCGGGATTGACCATGAGCAAGCCCGCCACCTGCTGGACGTGATGGTGGGCCGCCGCCTTGAGCGGGGCAAAGCGCTGTTCTGGGAGGGGGACGAGGGCGACCGCCTGTACTTGATCCAGTCCGGCATGATCAAACTTGGCCGCACCTCCCCGGACGGCCGCGAGAATCTGCTCGCGGTCCTCGGCAAAGGCGAGTTCATAGGCGAACTGACTCTGTTCGACCCGGGTCCCAGGACGGCGACGGCCACCGCCGTGACGGACAGCGAACTGCTGGAGTTGAGCCACGCCGCCATTGGCGAATGGCTCGACCAGAATCCGGCGGCGTCCAAGCATCTGCTCCAAGAGTTGGCGCACCGCCTGCGCCGCACCAACGAGGCCGTCACCGATTTGATTTTCGCGGACGTCCCCGGCCGGGTCGCGAAAGCGTTGCTTGACCTGGCGGACCGTTTCGGCGAGAACACCGCCGAGGGCGTCCACGTCACCCACGGCCTGACCCAGGAAGAGTTGGCCCACCTTGTGGGGGCCTCGCGGGAGACCGTCAACAAGGCCCTGGCGGAGTTCATCGCCCGCAGTTGGATCAGGCTTGAGGGTCGCAGCGTCTACCTGCTGGACATAGAGCGTTTGGCGAGACGGGCCGCCTGA
- the nth gene encoding endonuclease III, with the protein MSAANASAANPPGGIATRRQARLAGEVLAELFPEARPELDFRSPLELLVATVLSAQSTDKRVNQVTPALFAAYPDAAAYAAAELDQLEAIIRPVGLHRAKAAALKGIGEALTSRFGGAVPATLAELTSLPGVGRKTANVVLGNAFGVPGITVDTHVGRLARRLGWTQSKDAAKAEADIAELFPPEQWTDLSNRLIYLGRRVCHARRPDCGHCKLAALCPSAEQ; encoded by the coding sequence ATGAGCGCCGCCAACGCCAGTGCCGCAAATCCGCCGGGCGGGATCGCCACCCGGCGCCAGGCCCGGTTGGCGGGCGAGGTCCTGGCGGAGCTTTTCCCGGAGGCGCGCCCGGAACTGGATTTCCGCTCGCCGCTGGAACTGCTGGTCGCCACCGTGCTGTCCGCCCAGTCCACCGACAAACGGGTCAACCAGGTCACACCCGCCCTGTTCGCGGCCTATCCGGACGCGGCCGCCTACGCCGCCGCCGAACTCGACCAACTCGAAGCCATCATCCGGCCGGTCGGCCTGCACAGGGCCAAGGCAGCGGCGCTGAAAGGAATCGGCGAGGCGTTGACCAGCCGGTTCGGCGGAGCCGTGCCCGCCACGCTGGCGGAGTTGACCTCGCTGCCCGGCGTGGGCCGCAAAACCGCCAACGTGGTCCTGGGAAACGCCTTCGGCGTTCCCGGCATCACCGTGGACACGCACGTGGGCCGGCTGGCCCGGCGCCTCGGCTGGACCCAGAGCAAAGACGCCGCCAAAGCCGAAGCCGACATCGCCGAGTTGTTCCCACCCGAGCAGTGGACCGACCTCAGCAACCGCCTCATCTACCTGGGCCGCCGCGTCTGCCACGCCCGCCGCCCCGACTGCGGCCACTGCAAACTCGCCGCCCTCTGCCCCTCCGCCGAACAGTGA